A part of Vulcanisaeta moutnovskia 768-28 genomic DNA contains:
- a CDS encoding 30S ribosomal protein S3ae, which produces MSEQKQAKTGKWMIKKWFTIHAPTLFNGIEIGEVPANEPDSLIGRTIEVTLFDITKDLSHLHIKLRFQIDRIEGDKAYTRFKGMELTRDYVKSLIRRGSSLIQLIQDVNTTDNALIRITILAMTPTRCKSSQKRAIRKEFMKALNDLSSKADFNGFIKAAVYGDVSNQLFAVGKRIYPLRKVEVYKIKVLRYPTGGETKPTEEVKIAEVTTVSQPSSSPS; this is translated from the coding sequence GTGTCAGAACAAAAACAGGCTAAGACAGGTAAGTGGATGATTAAGAAGTGGTTTACTATACATGCACCTACATTATTTAATGGCATAGAGATTGGGGAGGTGCCTGCCAATGAACCTGATTCGCTTATTGGCAGAACTATAGAGGTAACATTATTTGATATAACTAAGGACCTCAGTCACTTACACATAAAGTTAAGGTTCCAAATAGATAGAATTGAGGGGGATAAGGCATACACGAGGTTTAAGGGCATGGAATTAACAAGAGATTACGTGAAGAGCCTAATCAGGAGAGGCTCAAGTCTTATTCAATTAATTCAGGATGTGAATACCACGGATAACGCATTAATAAGAATTACAATATTAGCAATGACACCAACTAGGTGTAAGTCAAGTCAAAAGAGAGCCATTAGGAAGGAGTTTATGAAAGCCTTAAATGACCTTTCAAGCAAGGCGGACTTTAATGGCTTTATTAAGGCTGCGGTGTATGGTGATGTTAGTAATCAGCTATTTGCTGTTGGTAAGAGGATATATCCACTGAGAAAGGTTGAGGTTTATAAGATAAAAGTCTTAAGGTATCCAACGGGTGGTGAGACTAAACCAACGGAAGAGGTAAAAATTGCAGAAGTAACAACGGTATCTCAACCCTCTTCTTCACCTTCATAA
- a CDS encoding KEOPS complex subunit Pcc1: MKIRGRITLEIAMKTIEDCQVAISSLLPDERELPQGLTSIIKCIDDKLTYELTYHVDNEKLLSVYNTIDDFIRNLKIIMESLNELRR, from the coding sequence ATGAAAATTAGGGGTAGAATTACCTTAGAGATTGCAATGAAAACCATTGAGGATTGCCAAGTAGCCATCTCCTCATTATTGCCTGACGAGAGAGAGTTACCGCAAGGTCTCACATCAATTATTAAGTGCATTGATGATAAATTAACCTATGAATTAACTTACCATGTTGATAATGAGAAATTACTAAGTGTTTATAATACTATTGATGACTTCATTAGGAATCTAAAGATCATAATGGAGTCCCTCAATGAGTTACGAAGGTAA